Below is a genomic region from Argiope bruennichi chromosome 3, qqArgBrue1.1, whole genome shotgun sequence.
gaatttaaaataaaactacagataccaaatttagaatttaaaataaaatactgatattagaatataattaatagaatttaaaatgcttaGAAGGGGAAATCTGCAGCTTTcagttttctttcttcctttttttttaaaaaaaaatttaactaacgAAATAACGCGCTACATTTTCTGCATGTTTTCTTCAGTAGCTACCGAAGGTGTtgtaacaaattaatttcatatcatcttaaagttaaaaaaaagtatgatttgcATACtgatacaattttgaaattttagaattgcaATTTTGTCtttagttttgtaatttatttttaaaaatattttatgcaaaccttacaataatatttttcctttttttaatggaattggcATAGTTTGCTACTTTTACTTATTCTTTGATAAGATATACAAaagatctttcaattttttacatattctttgGGAAGTCATAATAAgtttttactttattactttaatgcatttaaaattttgtggaCTTCATCAGCAAAGCTTTTTAAGCTATTAAGTAATGTATCCGATGTATTGAAAGataaatatcaatatcaatattGGTTAATCTTTGTATTAGCATGTTTCAATCCCTACAACATGTTGTTAGGCGTATGTTATAATACGAATATAGTAACTTGTgccattttaatattgaaataaataaattattctttttacgtAACGGATAAGGAAGTGAAGTTACTGAGATGCTTAAAacaacatgcaattaaatattagtcatatttaacATTATGTTTTTCATGCAATATCATGCACCTAAAATTCATCAAGGAGCTCATGGCACATGGCTTCTAAAACAgcatagttttaatatatataaatcctgaatgttttaaaatactttattgatgGAACCAGGGATATTATGTTATAcaaaactgatttaattaaaattaaagatccTCACTATTCTTGAAgaaccagttggtcgccaaagtctGCTAGTAACTGAATAAAGCGCATTGTTTCTGGATAATCCATTACTGACTATATGTgaagaataaaagattaattatctCTATCTACGATGCCTCACAACTCTCCAATTCAGTAAATTGTCCATTTCTTAAAACCAAACAAAGTACTGTCGAAACAAATGCATTGAAAATTGACAACGCTTTTAGAGAGCCTCGATGAAGAGTATCAGATCGAATTAGTTTTCCATCttccaaagaaaaaagaaaaaaggagaggagaataaattcaataaacaCTTGTTTCTTTTCGGCGGGGCCGCAGTGCCATGATGGACAAGGCTCTCCACCAATGACAGGCCGATCGTGAGGTAAAATGGTTCGCCAGCGCTGTTGCTCTCTTCCGAAGAGTTTCGACACTTCGCAAGATCGATACTCGAATCGAGATATCTAAATGTCGAAGAGCTACTTACATCATGAAAATGTCCTCGGGGGCCGTCCACTAATTGTCATTGTGAAGCTTCCAACTGTATTCACAAAACTACTGTGGTCTGTATTTGATATTATTGAGAAACATGCAGCTGTGTAGCCTATTCAGTGGGTCGCTCATTACTACAtcattctaattttgaattatttgtattcctttaaacattataataaaattagtaaaaaaaaaacaacttttaaaaacaaatttttatacggctaaaagtacatttaaaaaattttatgtttgaattccCTATTAAATGATACTACAGAATGggatgtaaatttaattaaatatatccgTTAACTGCTAATCCCGAAAGTATTTCATctttgtattttctttgaaaattatggTGGATTTCGGACTAGATAGCTATCCAGGGTCTCAACTATAGTAGGAAATTGCAAGTAGGtcgattaaaaatctttttctcccaaattatcaaataaataattttgtaaaaaatacaaaattctatgaattataaaatgtttggtTACTATTAATAGTACTTTATCAAGCATAATTGGCAAGGCTCTTAAATCTTTCATCACTTTTACttcgttttcaaattatttataaacaacaaatatctgcttcaataatattgtgtacaatCATGGATGTAAGACAATCAGAagtcacaataaataaataaattttaagaaagttaataaaataaaagataccaacttaaaataaatctttagtcTGCTAAAATTATGTTGCAATAGGAAACTAAATTGACGAATTGACAAGAGACCACATAATGTGTACTGGCTAAAGCAGCAAAATTGTTATAACTGCTTGATCAGGAACacgtatttgtataaaatttaaaaactttagcTTATCAAGAAGTGAATTAATCTTTAAGATTGAATATTTATCTTTACGAACATGAAACAAGTCATGCTGAATAAAAGTGCAAAAAAGATCTCAATAAGATTATTGTTGTTTAATAGGGCTTCGTcttctctttctttttccaaGTTGTATTTCTTTCTCAAAACAACTGACTAGTCAGGTGCCTGATTCTAATATCAGATAATCTGAGATTATCTCAGCTTGTATTTTGTGGGAGAGGGCGGTGAAAGTTCTTGATATGGAACACAGACACATTGGAGAGatgttgttataaatttttcgagcgatatgtttaagaaaaaatgttCTGTCCTTTATCTGTAAAGTTCTGTTCATTTCTATCGCCAGTGGTTCTAGTATCGATTATCGTTTCCTTTCaagatgaattattattatataggtaatttttctattctttatacATTGTGATTTTCAGTTGCATAAATGCTGTAGAAAGTTCTTCTGAACCTCTTGGACTCGCAtcgaatgttaaaaattttacaatgcttTGGAATTATCAATATCAAGTTTGATTTGCAactataataatacattaaaaggAAAATGGAAGTAATAAAAACAAACCTAGCAATTAGTTTGTCACTTTGGGGTAACCCCTTACATGACGCATTGAAGCCGTTTAACTGTAGCAAGCTTTTGTTGGcgatttaaaaaagtataatttaccgaatgcatttataaaaaaaattaaggattaaagCATACTTATTTAGATCACTGTAAAGAAGAGGGGAAAAATCTTATGTTCTTAAGAGCGTTAAATCTTAATGGTTAGCGTTGGAGAGCACTTGAGAACAGTAGTGAATGACAGTCGTCAACAAACTCCCCTTCAgattaagctttattttttctGAGTTTTATAATATATGCCTCATAGTCAAAATGCTTTTAGTTTAAGAAATGTCCGTAGTAAAGAAATGCAAACGATAATCCCAAATGCAAAAATAACCACTAAGTTGCATTAAATCTAAGAGCAAAACGTATCTATTTCTGAATTTGTTTGCCGACTTTTAAGATGCTTATCATTGAGATATAGTGTTTTTTGTAACAGATGGATTttttatggggtttttttttccttattgtcCTCTGGGTTATAGCGGACTGCAGTATTTGATTTCTGTGTTCTTTTTGGTCGGCGTTAAAACCAATAAGTACAAAAAtgcttaaacaaaaaaaaagctttttatagaCTTCcggttttttagaaattttatggaataaagtAATAGATTAATAGATAGATAGAAAGAAATAGATAGGAAAAAAATCACAGCAATATCGTCATTTACATACTGGATCTCCTCagaggtttggtttggtttgattgGATTTGATTTTATGGCACAAAATCATATTTGGCTAATCTGCGCCAAATGCAAAGGATATATATAAccaaaattcaaattactttaagAAATCGCCAGAgtagcaaataataaaattcatttggaattattattatttacctcTAAAATTAGACTCAAAACGGAGAATAAGACAGAATCGTAGCAtgcttaataaaatgataatttactcCAGGTCTTCTGCATAAATCAATTACCAATCCCTTGTAATTAACGACATATCTCccatattattaaaatgcatgaaattttctgCTCATAAAGAAagctttagaaaaatttaataattgttcaaTCAAACGTATCAATACAACTTTTTATCACAAGTTTTTGTCAATAAAAGTCATTTGCTCGTCTTTCATACTGGTCTCaagtattttaacatttgttaacTGCAACCTTTCAGTTGACAAGGTATAACAGCCTCAAATcccattattcaatatttcaagtCAAGATGATTTCATGCTAATGGGAAAGTACTTTTGTTTCCTATCATTACTACATCAGGTCAGTTAACACTATTGAAATTTGGGGTAAAAAATACAAGAGATAAATTTGAATCGATGGTCTTATATGCCGAATTGATGTGCACTAGCACACATATCACTCTAATACATAGAACTATGAAATGGTTTAAGCATGTTACTCAAGAATAAATCATTTCCTCTCAATATAGTCTCGTCAAAAATACCCAATACTGTTTATCAATTACCATTATGTTAGATCACGGGTGTCTCTGCTCCATTTTAATAGCCATATTTACGGGCGTGTTCTCTCTTAAAAGAGAATTTCCAGGCGTATTTCATTTACTCGCATCATTAATGTTCTCGTTTAAACAGACATGAAAAGAAGGCACATTCATCGCAaacataattaatgaatttttatttgacctCGTTTTACTGgcattaaaatagataaaatggaTGGAAATAAAGTGAGAGAAATCGATCTAAGGATTCACATGGATTACTGAAGTGcttttcttttcatgaatattttaaggaagaaagtataaaatatagAAGTCAGGTAAGGGTTCATGGTAAGACTTATGATTAATATATGGTGTCTCGCCAAACGCGTCAAATTCGTGCCAATTATCCAAAGACTAGACAAAAGTCCGCTACCTTCAATGGTATAGAAATGGTAACAAACATCTTTTAGGgttttaacaaaaattgtcaCAATTTCTTTTGGCGAAAAATCGTCCTAAAATAAATCAACTTTGGCCAATTTGGCATTTTCAATCATCAAACTATATAAATGTGATACgcacgttcaaaatttttcataataaataataatgtacttgagaatattttttataatttggagaaattttttcttggcgatTTTTGGTCGCCGTTTATATTATCCAGAAAATCTCAGAATTATTATAAcagaataaattgatattaaaatattcgatattttactTAGAAAAGTCCCATTCGTCTCAAGGTAAATTATTGATGTCTACAACGTTGCAATGTAGATAAATAGTAGCCAAAAGTATTGCCAAACACTGGCGGAACAAAATATTGGTGCCAGTTATTATCAAGTACTCTTTTGTCGCCAAATGCCAGAAACATTACAGCAGAGTagtataaatagtaattaaatgcAGCTGCTAAATATTGGTGTTATGTCCAAAGTGTTAGAGATGATTTCTTGATAACAGAAAAGTACCAAATATTCTTACAGCAAggtgaaatttagttttaaatcaaattgaatGCATCCCTTGAATTTTTCCCCACATGCAGAGTAATTCTTCTAGTTATCCAATTGTTGATTTGTTTACTAATGTTTTGCCTTGTTGAGTTTTAAACCTGCTACTTCGGCCACTTGGCAATGTGGCATCCTTGGCGATATAAAATGCTACATCAAAGCCCATTTcaaccaaaaattatatttgcagaaATCTTTTGTTGCACTCCATGCTGTTGTAAAAACAATGCAATTTAACTGCaatccatttttaaacaatacCCAAATATTTTAACAGGAAGGCCCAATTCCATGCAACACAGAGTTACTCTTcgaaattcatcattattatgaCAAACAATATTTGTAAGAGGGATTTCATAACAATGGAGAATTTAATTTCCCGTCTCTCTGCAAACTCTTTACCAGTCAGCTTATGTAATCCCTGCCGATTTCCAGGAAATTACTAAATATTCTGGGAATAAAGGCTGTGACTCAGTATAGATATCCCTCCAAAGATAATCAATATGTCCAACCAAAAGGGCACGGAAAGATCAAATACTAATAACTCAGAAAGCGATGGAGAACTTTCCAATACAGAAGAGAATGATTTCACACAAAATCCACCACAGATATCTGAAATTAGTCAATCAAACTGGCAGGATAATATGGACGAGGACGATCATTCCGATACTAATCTTTCACCGAATGATAATGGCTTCTATGAAATAGAGGAACTTTCAAGCGAGGAAAGGTAGTGATAAAAAGTTTcttgatgaaaatattgaaattttatggtTAACATGATCTTTAAATGCAGAGATAAgtaattttcaatgtttaaattatttgcaaaagatTTCAATGTTTGAAACGTAATAAGTAGAATTAAATTCCGTTTATTGcttcaattaatcaatttattctttgattttttaataatggagTTTTTAATGTCTAGCtgaatgttgttgtttttctcCTAGATAAATGCCGAATACCCTGAAACAATAATCTATAGTGTTGTTGCCTTTGACGCATTTCATACATATAAAATGATCTACatacatttcaatttaaacaGGTGGAATTTGCTtccattcttcaaatatttacacCTTATGGCTCGTTTTATAGAAACGAGAACGTAAATTCTCGTAACATTTCTTATTAGGAGATTTTCGTCATGCTTACTCGTTAAAGTTCTCATAGgaagttatatattaaattatgtttttgtaatactatagactttaaattataataattccatTTATGGAATTCAGTAATTTCTTGTTATACAATTAATCCTTTAGTTGCTCAAAAGCAAAGTGTTTTTATAGTCTCGGGAGAGagagatatttttgtttttcaattaagaGATTGATGATAGATATCTAAAGATAGTGACTgcctttaagaaattttttattcgattttccTAAAATGATGAAccattttcaagataaaataatcataatgattttattctttcaCACAACAAACTGTTTGTTAGGCATTTAAAACGCTTGcttcgaaatttaaaagataaaagaatgtttttagatACGTACAAATCAACACTCATGAATAGGCATTATAAAAGCGACTAAGAGTGGAATAACCCCAATGCTAATAGTGTTTTTGCtccgtttttttttcttgaaggaTTCTATAAAAATCTCATCTATAATGGTAGTCCTACAAATTCATACTATCTTTATCCCAATAATTATCCTGCTACCGATATTTATGTCGTTGCAATTGTCATACCTGAAATAGTTAAGTTTTTTTACTGATATTCAGATTATTACAACTACACTGTTAAATATGTGCCAATATTGGTGACCATAGTTTGTTCAGCCAACCCTGTTTAAGGGATTTCCCTTATTCTTCCTTTTTCCCtctgttatttcataatttttgaacacTCCTTTTCTAAGCTTCGGTATTTGATTGATGGCTTTATATTGTATTGTTGTTTGCGCTTATTAAGATGTtccaatacatatttaaaattaataaccttGTGTTAAAATATTCGGCAATTCAGCATcctaatcaatttataaataaacacaaaCTGGACCATGTTAATGTTTGAATTGAATGATACCCATCATATTTTATGAATCTTATATTAGATATCAatcaacaattttgaaatgaaaatatttttttttcgccaaactcatttcatttttgagataTCGAGTTTACACATAAAGACAAGAGGAAAATGTCTGTGTCTGTCCGATAAGAGGAACATTaggaacattctttttttttttttcgattcctAGCCATACTAAAACCTAGGACGAATTTCTAGGTATTAtaacattttctctttgcattCACAGTATAATaagttactgataaaaaaaaattcagttttgataGTTTATCTTTTCAgtggaataattttgaaagagaaatttagaCAAAATACTACATTCGTATCTATAACTTACTGCGTCATTGGATAGTTCTACACATGAAGGAATTGGCAAAGAGACAATCCATCTAGAAATTTCCTTCAAAGTTTGATATCGACGAAATTACCAATTAGTAATTTCAGACTGAATATAAAACTTCtttcatttcattccattttccattgaatttttaagttatcgtttcACATGCaggtataattttttatcatcataatattttctctttgcatgcCCCATGGAAAAATGGACAACTTTTCGATTGTATGTGGCTATTTTTTCAATAAGAGTTTTGAGATAAAGGCTTCGAAATAAACgtatccttaaaataaaattttttttaaaaaattagaagacaCTTGATTATTGCATGCAATCATTTCATACATTCGCCTTACAAACATAAAAgcattcttcatatatatatatatatatatatatatatatatatatatatatatatatatatatatatatatatatatatatatatatatatatatatatatatatatatatatatatatatatatatatatatatatatatatatatatatatatatatatatatatatatatatatatatatataataatcaacataaatttcattcaaaaataaaataagtataatctacatgaaatgaatataaattcatgcACAACTGACGacagacattttatattttgtaaacattaaaatttcaaaaataattcttgttttacTTCTGTTTAGTTCTCAAATGAATCATTCAGATGCTGTTGAGAGCGTAAAAATTCTTTACGAATTTCCTGACGATTCGGAAAAATGTGAAGAAAGCCAGTCAATTCCGCAGAATCAGAAACGTCGAAAAGATGCCAAAAATGTGCATTtccaaaagaaaatgaagaatgataACTCTAATAACAAgcgaaataaaagcaaagaaaaagaaaagcctAAAATCAACGGGCAGCCATCAACGTCTGagaattctaaaaatgataaTGGTAACAGTGATTACAACGATAATGAGAGCAATAAAGCTAATAATATGGATAATGGCAGTTCGAGTGAAACTTTCGACAATAATAGGCTGATCGCAAAACCTGCTCGTCGCCTTTCCAAAGGAAAAGACAGCAAAAAGCCAACTCAAATCGAAACATACGATAAAACTAATGCATTTAAAAGAGTAATCGTGGCAACAAGCACTTCAGAAGGAGCTTTGGCAGACGTTGAAGACAATGTTGACAGTCAAAGTAATGACGATATCAGTGATGACCACGAA
It encodes:
- the LOC129962817 gene encoding protein starmaker-like, yielding MSNQKGTERSNTNNSESDGELSNTEENDFTQNPPQISEISQSNWQDNMDEDDHSDTNLSPNDNGFYEIEELSSEESSQMNHSDAVESVKILYEFPDDSEKCEESQSIPQNQKRRKDAKNVHFQKKMKNDNSNNKRNKSKEKEKPKINGQPSTSENSKNDNGNSDYNDNESNKANNMDNGSSSETFDNNRLIAKPARRLSKGKDSKKPTQIETYDKTNAFKRVIVATSTSEGALADVEDNVDSQSNDDISDDHEKKAQEQIPNKRNANSTKLVEDQKGTRSSSQSVDIDKASASQNQTKTDNTTFRVVSQSNTSSQPAGGKDGEATTSSTTNQLKLRSDVGRRKKRKCFVCNKKLGLTAFTCRCGGLYCSQHRYDKEHDCNFDYKSMGAEEIRKNNPLIVAEKISKL